The Populus trichocarpa isolate Nisqually-1 chromosome 11, P.trichocarpa_v4.1, whole genome shotgun sequence genome has a segment encoding these proteins:
- the LOC18103550 gene encoding vacuolar cation/proton exchanger 5 encodes MDQKLQVAGTQSQLEMGSLAANESSHEFEDESLFSPESVIQKMQLGHISEYGSAPGGFQPGGSKMWKNVVYKSIKTVVFSNKLNVLIAFGPLTMLVHILTGHNGSVFLLSLLGIIPLAERLGYATEQLAMYTGPTVGGLLNATFGNATELIIAIYALRNGMIRVVQLSLLGSILSNMLLVLGCAFFCGGLVFYRKEQVFNKASAIVNSGLLLMAVMGLLFPAVLHFTHTEVHYGKSELALSRFSSCIMLGVYAAYLFFQLKSRKDPYIPLSEDESQNRENEGDNDETPEIGKWESVIWLLIMTAWISVLSEYLVDAIEGTSHAWNIPIAFIGVILLPIVGNAAEHAGAIMFAMKDKLDISLGVAIGSSTQISMFGIPFCVVVGWIMGKPMDLNFQLFETATLFITVIVVAFFLQEGSSNYFKGLMLILCYVIVAASFFVHEDPPPEDKSLTP; translated from the exons ATGGATCAAAAGTTACAAGTGGCAGGGACTCAATCCCAACTTGAA ATGGGATCATTAGCTGCAAATGAGTCATCACATGAGTTTGAGGATGAGAGTCTTTTTAGCCCTGAGTCAGTGATTCAAAAGATGCAACTTGGTCATATATCTGAATATGGATCAGCTCCTGGTGGTTTCCAACCTGGTGGTAGTAAGATGTGGAAGAATGTTGTGTATAAGAGCATAAAGACTgtagttttttcaaataaactcAATGTGCTCATAGCTTTTGGGCCTCTCACTATGCTCGTCCACATTTTGACTGGGCATAAC GGATCGGTCTTCCTCCTGAGTCTATTGGGTATCATACCTTTGGCCGAACGTTTAGGTTATGCTACAGA GCAGCTAGCTATGTACACAGGACCTACAG TTGGGGGTCTTCTAAATGCCACATTTGGAAATGCAACAGAACTCATCATAGCAATATATGCACTAAGAAACGGAATGATACGAGTTGTTCAGCTGTCATTATTAGGCTCAATTTTGTCAAACATGTTGTTGGTGCTTGGGTGTGCATTCTTCTGTGGTGGGCTTGTTTTTTACAGAAAAGAACAAGTTTTTAACAAG GCATCTGCTATTGTGAATTCAGGATTGCTGCTGATGGCAGTCATGGGGCTACTCTTTCCTGCTGTCCTACATTTCACACACACCGAGGTGCACTATGGGAAGTCAGAGTTGGCTCTTTCGAGATTTAGTAGTTGCATTATGCTTGGGGTGTATGCAGCTTatctttttttccaattaaagaGTCGAAAGGATCCATACATTCCTCTGTCTGAG GACGAGAGTCAGAACAGGGAAAACGAAGGCGACAATGATGAGACTCCAGAGATTGGTAAATGGGAATCAGTAATCTGGCTTCTGATAATGACAGCTTGGATCTCTGTCCTATCAGAATATTTAGTAGATGCCATAGAG GGAACATCTCATGCATGGAATATACCAATTGCATTTATAGGGGTTATCTTGCTCCCAATTGTGGGGAATGCTGCAGAGCATGCGGGTGCTATTATGTTTGCTATGAAAGACAAGCTT GATATATCATTGGGAGTCGCAATAGGGTCATCAACGCAGATATCTATGTTTGGA ATTCCCTTTTGTGTTGTTGTTGGGTGGATAATGGGGAAGCCCATGGACTTAAACTTTCAGCTTTTTGAGACTGCAACTCTTTTCATTACTGTCATCGTCGTGGCCTTCTTTCTGCAG GAAGGGTCTTCCAATTATTTCAAAGGATTGATGCTCATTCTTTGCTATGTAATTGTTGCTGCAAGTTTCTTTGTTCATGAAGATCCTCCTCCAGAAG ATAAGTCATTAACACCATAG